Proteins from a single region of Dyadobacter fanqingshengii:
- a CDS encoding gluconokinase, with amino-acid sequence MPYIIGCDIGTTNVKCVAFDSVSGDILASHSESYEMYHPKPDWSEQDPDEIYDAACKTIKAVVKACKGRHKLLGISFSAAMHGVLALDKDGKQLTQLIIWADNRSSDIALKLRTSSVGKKIYFNNGTPVHAMTPVCKLLWLRQNEPQLYKRTNRFVGIKEYIIYRLTGKFVIDYSVASATGMFNIRELQWDAYTLKKLGLTADKLSTAVSPYHVEKTPAKNDAGLPEGTDLIMGASDGCLANLGSGAVQTGSMAVTIGTSAAVRICFSKPYSDPLMQTFCYVLDEHTFIIGGPSNNGAVIFEWLMNTFFPKEEFDTVFEEATKIDPGSDGLLFYPYLLGERAPLWSSTVRGGFTGLDIQHTRAHFARAVMEGILLNLFGIGKILMEMQKVDTIYANGGFARSPIWVQMLADVFGKTVKLNDTVETGAVGAAMMGLKALGIYEHYSEMKAFTTVGQEFDPVSKVHKSYDALSDRFVKGARLMLAHAV; translated from the coding sequence ATGCCCTACATCATAGGTTGTGATATTGGTACAACAAATGTAAAATGCGTTGCTTTTGATTCCGTTTCAGGAGACATCCTGGCCTCACACAGTGAAAGTTATGAAATGTATCACCCCAAGCCGGATTGGAGCGAGCAGGATCCGGATGAAATTTACGATGCGGCCTGCAAAACCATAAAAGCGGTCGTCAAGGCATGCAAAGGGCGACATAAGCTTCTGGGCATCAGTTTCAGCGCTGCCATGCATGGTGTGCTGGCATTGGATAAGGATGGAAAACAGCTTACGCAACTCATTATCTGGGCAGATAACCGCAGTTCCGACATTGCGCTGAAACTCCGGACTTCGAGCGTAGGCAAAAAGATCTATTTTAACAACGGAACACCTGTCCACGCCATGACCCCGGTGTGTAAATTGCTATGGCTGAGGCAGAATGAACCACAATTATATAAAAGAACAAACCGTTTTGTTGGTATAAAAGAATACATCATTTACCGCCTGACAGGCAAATTCGTGATTGATTATTCCGTTGCTTCAGCCACGGGCATGTTCAATATCCGGGAATTGCAATGGGATGCTTACACACTCAAAAAGCTTGGTTTGACGGCTGACAAATTGTCCACAGCGGTTTCCCCCTATCACGTTGAAAAAACGCCTGCTAAAAACGATGCGGGTTTGCCGGAAGGAACGGATTTGATCATGGGTGCAAGCGACGGTTGTCTTGCCAATCTGGGGAGTGGCGCAGTTCAAACAGGCTCCATGGCGGTTACCATCGGAACGAGTGCAGCGGTCCGTATTTGTTTTAGTAAACCCTATTCCGACCCGCTCATGCAAACTTTCTGCTACGTGCTGGACGAACATACATTCATTATAGGAGGGCCTTCAAATAATGGGGCTGTTATTTTTGAATGGTTAATGAATACATTTTTCCCAAAAGAAGAATTTGACACGGTTTTTGAGGAAGCCACGAAAATCGATCCGGGCTCGGATGGACTTCTTTTTTATCCCTATTTGCTGGGTGAGCGGGCGCCGCTCTGGAGTTCAACGGTCCGTGGCGGATTTACCGGACTGGATATTCAGCACACGCGGGCACATTTTGCAAGGGCGGTCATGGAAGGCATTTTGTTGAATCTATTTGGAATAGGCAAAATCCTGATGGAAATGCAGAAAGTGGACACAATCTATGCCAATGGCGGTTTTGCACGCAGCCCGATCTGGGTTCAAATGCTTGCTGATGTTTTTGGGAAAACTGTAAAATTGAATGATACGGTCGAAACGGGTGCCGTAGGCGCTGCGATGATGGGGTTGAAAGCACTCGGCATTTACGAACATTACTCAGAAATGAAAGCTTTT